One region of Victivallis lenta genomic DNA includes:
- a CDS encoding GntR family transcriptional regulator — protein sequence MTEQPPGRKEKAAPVIRDLASKIACGTYGPGRKIPSLRKLSERYGVSVSTARRSVKALADKGMLTFLHGSGTFVAEKRSPADRRFRIAAVAATFGVNAMNTCTGIAVNGILDAADELGIELTTIPMRFEEMSDARLEALSGGFDGVILLGGYDGILSSPRPVCAAVGLSMHDSCGGLFSLIELDPFRATELAVGFFRERGVREVAVAGHARPAHRLREQLFRDAWQSVGTLLFPPDDTPGEYRPERGIYFTCGAAALAAAEAYHAETGRELGRDYPVLCFDGHPLFVDRPHRNLPTLAINLRLAGVAAAEECLRRITCPGSASRRIYIAPELYPGE from the coding sequence ATGACGGAACAACCGCCCGGCAGAAAAGAAAAAGCGGCACCGGTAATCCGCGATCTCGCCTCGAAGATCGCCTGCGGCACTTACGGTCCGGGACGGAAAATTCCGTCGCTGCGGAAACTTTCCGAACGTTACGGCGTCTCGGTGAGCACGGCGCGCCGCAGCGTCAAGGCGCTGGCCGACAAGGGAATGCTGACTTTCCTGCATGGTTCCGGCACCTTTGTGGCCGAGAAACGCAGCCCGGCCGACCGGCGCTTCCGGATCGCCGCCGTCGCCGCCACTTTCGGCGTCAACGCCATGAACACCTGCACAGGAATCGCGGTCAACGGCATTCTCGATGCGGCGGACGAGCTCGGCATCGAACTGACGACGATTCCGATGCGCTTCGAAGAGATGAGCGATGCGCGGCTCGAAGCGCTGTCGGGCGGCTTCGACGGCGTCATCCTGCTCGGCGGTTACGACGGGATTCTGTCGTCACCGCGCCCGGTCTGCGCGGCAGTCGGACTTTCGATGCACGACTCCTGCGGCGGACTTTTCTCGCTGATCGAGCTCGACCCGTTCCGGGCGACGGAGCTGGCCGTCGGCTTCTTCCGGGAAAGAGGAGTCCGCGAAGTCGCGGTCGCTGGACATGCCCGGCCGGCCCACAGGCTGCGAGAGCAGCTGTTCCGTGACGCGTGGCAAAGCGTCGGGACCCTTCTTTTTCCGCCGGACGACACGCCCGGCGAATACCGTCCGGAGCGCGGAATCTACTTCACCTGCGGCGCCGCCGCCCTCGCCGCGGCCGAAGCTTATCACGCCGAAACCGGCCGAGAGCTCGGGAGGGATTATCCGGTGCTCTGTTTCGACGGGCATCCGCTGTTCGTCGACCGTCCGCACCGGAATTTGCCGACCCTGGCGATCAACCTGCGGCTGGCCGGAGTCGCGGCGGCGGAGGAGTGCTTGCGGCGGATCACCTGTCCGGGCAGTGCAAGCCGCCGGATTTACATCGCCCCCGAGCTTTATCCGGGGGAGTGA
- a CDS encoding helix-turn-helix domain-containing protein gives MKNILCAFAEPEPGILEELFVYGREHGWQLELCGRRLPPGWTGDGVLTDYLSSGELRGIRNFDRTPVVSRELHPENNVRTVAGDTGAIASMIAEYFIGKGFTRFAAVDAREWPGGSSGFLPDPVKALGIVLAGHGLSFDVCYWKPDLESDELADYGMVMRKLRAFFRRLPKPIALLVPNSRYLAVTYRVLASLRIKVPEEVAILCNTDNSFITENASVPTTRINGELHEVGRKMAELLDRMLRGEAVPPEPVYVAPAAIVPRRSTDVLAVPDVKLATAVSFLLSSYMNFISVADAARAAGISGSMLNRKFRQHLGRPPLRFLLELRMNRIRDLLDGTDLPLPEIAMQTGYGSGMALSLAFKRETGMTPGAYRLSRRMNRPDAGT, from the coding sequence GTGAAAAATATTCTCTGTGCGTTTGCGGAGCCGGAACCCGGCATTCTGGAAGAGCTTTTCGTCTACGGCCGGGAGCATGGCTGGCAGCTTGAACTGTGCGGCAGGCGGCTGCCGCCGGGCTGGACCGGGGATGGCGTATTGACCGATTATCTGAGCAGCGGAGAGCTGCGCGGAATCCGGAATTTCGACCGGACGCCGGTCGTCTCCCGCGAGCTGCATCCGGAGAATAATGTCAGGACGGTCGCCGGGGATACCGGAGCGATCGCCTCCATGATCGCGGAATATTTTATCGGCAAAGGATTTACCCGGTTTGCTGCGGTCGATGCGCGGGAATGGCCGGGCGGCAGCAGCGGATTCCTGCCGGATCCGGTCAAAGCGCTCGGCATTGTCCTCGCCGGGCATGGCCTGTCGTTCGATGTCTGCTACTGGAAGCCGGATCTCGAGTCGGATGAACTGGCCGATTACGGCATGGTGATGCGGAAACTGCGCGCATTTTTCCGGCGGCTGCCGAAGCCGATCGCGCTTCTGGTTCCGAACAGCCGTTATCTCGCCGTCACCTACCGCGTGCTCGCTTCGCTGCGCATCAAGGTGCCGGAAGAGGTGGCGATTCTCTGCAATACGGATAACTCCTTCATCACGGAGAATGCGTCGGTTCCCACCACACGGATCAACGGAGAACTGCATGAAGTCGGCCGGAAAATGGCCGAGCTGCTCGACCGGATGCTGCGCGGGGAGGCCGTGCCGCCGGAACCGGTATACGTTGCTCCGGCCGCAATCGTGCCGCGGCGCAGCACCGACGTACTGGCGGTCCCGGATGTGAAACTGGCGACCGCCGTGAGCTTCCTGCTGAGCAGCTACATGAATTTCATCAGCGTTGCGGACGCCGCCCGCGCCGCCGGGATTTCCGGCAGCATGCTGAACCGGAAATTCCGGCAGCATCTCGGCAGGCCGCCGCTGCGTTTCCTGCTGGAACTCAGGATGAACCGCATCCGCGACCTGCTTGACGGAACGGATCTTCCGCTTCCGGAGATCGCCATGCAGACCGGATACGGTTCTGGCATGGCGTTGTCGCTCGCTTTCAAGCGCGAAACCGGCATGACCCCCGGCGCCTACCGCCTTTCCCGCCGCATGAACCGGCCCGATGCCGGAACATAG